One genomic region from Lathamus discolor isolate bLatDis1 chromosome 21, bLatDis1.hap1, whole genome shotgun sequence encodes:
- the LOC136024386 gene encoding semaphorin-4E-like translates to MGGTACVLYLVLQLIQETKASVGNCIPRKTIKYQTGNLTTFREEGLANVSALLVDKETNTLFVGGRDAVFALDLNNISREIAREYWFATQERQLECIHRGKDKIRCQNYILFLHKINASYLYVCGTNAYHPACDYMVIHETNISLQGTAEESRGKCPFEPTQKSASVFVDGEFYSATSNNFLGTEPIILRSMRNPVRTEFKTSWLNEPSFVSMEIVEESESNPNGDDDKIYVFFTETAVEFEFYDKLLVSRIARVCRGDLGGKRVLQRRWTSFLKSRLSCSIPELNFHFNIVQDIFLLRRRRWQDSIFYGIFSQQWGRLDISAVCAYSMKTIQEVFSKGSYKGPVTVEHSLVKWMVYRGEVPVPRPGACIDNSARRMGYNTSSDLPDKVLQFVRAHPLMDDSVNPIGDSPVLLRRGSNYTRIVVDRVTGLDQQTYDVMFLGTDDGYLHKALNCDGEMLIVEELQLFLAPEPVQSLQLSSEKGMLYGGSQSQVVQLPVCQCHRYRYCMDCILARDPYCAWAPAAHRCVSLAEQTARSMHLIQSVKAGDASSCLSGENSVRKIPFTLGNNVHLQCAPLSNMASVVWKFNGSRIQAEALRYLLYDGGMAILNMTADVAGFYDCLSVEKSKGKEFLVTVARYALYAQGKPEEANIIATANKHKETEAVGVQSSVPAPSLKEAAKQESADSQREKLILKLLGAGFALLVFILLVLSFHKSHLSLPWKSRETSPNPTGRAGSGSPALAAEGLGCERECSDTQTGRS, encoded by the exons ATGGGTGGCACTGCTTGTGTCCTTTATCTTGTTTTGCAGTTAATTCAAGAGACAAAAGCTTCTGTTGGGAATTGCATTCccagaaaaacaataaaataccaAA CAGGAAATCTCACCACCTTTAGGGAAGAAGGCTTAGCCAatgtttctgctctgcttgtggaCAAAGAAACCAATACCCTGTTTGTGGGAGGCAGAGATGCAGTGTTCGCTCTTGACTTGAATAATATTTCTAGAGAAATAGCCAGG GAATACTGGTTTGCTACACAGGAGAGGCAGCTGGAATGTATTCATAGAGGAAAGGACAAG ATAAGATGCCAGAACTACATCCTCTTCCTCCATAAGATAAATGCCTCTTACTTGTATGTCTGTGGAACCAATGCCTATCACCCAGCTTGTGATTACATG GTTATCCATGAGACAAACATCAGCTTGCAAGGAACAGCtgaggagagcagaggaaagTGTCCCTTTGAACCAACTCAGAAGTCTGCGTCTGTTTTTGTAG ATGGGGAATTTTACTCAGCtacttcaaataattttttggGAACAGAACCTATAATACTTCGCAGCATGAGAAATCCTGTAAGGACAGAGTTCAAAACGTCATGGCTAAATG aACCAAGCTTTGTCAGCATGGAAATAGTGGAGGAAAGTGAATCTAATCCAAACGGAGATGATGACAAAATTTATGTCTTCTTCACCGAAACAGCTGTTGAATTTGAATTCTATGACAAGCTACTGGTGTCCAGAATTGCCCGTGTCTGCAGA GGAGATCTTGGTGGAAAACGTGTCTTGCAGAGAAGATGGACATCGTTTCTAAAGTCCCGCCTTTCCTGTTCCATTCCAGAATTAAACTTCCATTTCAATATTGTCCAGGACATCTTTTTACTTAGGAGAAGAAGGTGGCAGGACAGCATATTTTATGGAATTTTTTCCCAGCAATG gGGAAGATTAGACATATCAGCTGTTTGTGCCTACAGTATGAAAACTATTCAGGAAGTCTTCTCCAAAGGAAGCTACAAGGGACCAGTAACTGTGGAACATTCCCTTGTTAAGTGGATGGTTTACAGGGGAGAAGTGCCAGTTCCACGTCCTGGTGCT TGCATAGATAACTCTGCCCGGAGGATGGGGTATAACACTTCCTCTGACTTGCCTGACAAAGTCCTGCAGTTTGTTAGAGCTCACCCTCTAATGGATGATTCTGTAAACCCTATTGGTGACAGCCCAGTGCTGCTGAGGAGAGGCTCAAACTACACCAGGATCGTGGTAGACAGAGTCACTGGCCTCGATCAACAAACATACGATGTTATGTTTCTGGGAACAG ATGATGGATATTTGCATAAGGCTCTCAACTGTGATGGGGAAATGCTCATTGtggaagagctgcagctgtTTCTGGCTCCGGAGCCTGTACAATCTCTCCAGTTGTCTTCTGAAAAG GGAATGCTCTATGGAGGGTCCCAGTCTCAAGTGGTGCAGCTTCCAGTCTGCCAGTGCCACCGCTACAGGTACTGCATGGATTGCATCCTGGCAAGGGATCCCTACTGCGCCTGGGCTCCAGCTGCTCACAGATGtgtctcactggcagagcaaaCTGCTCGTTCAAT gcatTTAATTCAAAGTGTGAAAGCCGGGGATGCCTCCAGCTGCCTTAGTGGAG AAAACAGTGTGAGGAAAATTCCTTTTACTCTTGGAAACAATGTTCATCTTCAGTGTGCTCCCCTGTCCAATATGGCAAGTGTAGTGTGGAAGTTTAATGGGAGCAGGATTCAGGCCGAGGCCTTGAGATATCTCCTCTATGATGGAGGAATGGCAATACTTAACATGACAGCAGACGTGGCCGGGTTCTATGATTGCCTCTCGGTAGAGAAATCCAAAGGGAAAGAGTTCCTTGTCACAGTGGCCCGCTATGCCCTTTATGCCCAAGGAAAGCCAGAGGAAGCAAATATTATTGCCACAGCAAATAAGCATAAGGAAACAGAAGCTGTAGGCGTTCAGTCTTCAGTACCAGCTCCTTCACTGAAGGAGGCAGCAAAGCAGGAATCTGCAGACAGCCAGAGAGAgaagctcattttaaaactCCTGGGGGCTGGGTTTGCTCTTCTCGTCTTTATCTTGTTGGTTTTGAGCTTCCACAAGAGTCATTTATCTCTGCCttggaagagcagagaaaccAGCCCAAACCCCACTGGTAGAGCTGGCTCAGGAAGCCCAGCACTggctgcagaggggctgggctgtgaaAGGGAATGTTCAGACACACAAACGGGCAGGTCATGA
- the SUGP2 gene encoding SURP and G-patch domain-containing protein 2 isoform X1 — MASRRITRETFDAVVQDKVKRYRMDRGDAIEDTIHRFKARSRPVPRPRYDNSFHDNGRYAHDNAQHHPHDDWSEDPRDDYPGPSYRTPNPLVRKDNYYHEQFGRPASRDREFGHPASRDREFGHPASHNREYRRPAARKREFGRQPSRDQEYRHPASHDQEYGHPASHDLEYVGLASHDQDYCPPDSWESSGPHETDFSSSDILGDFRSPGLMEDEYGNMENQEYDVDFGIQSDGEFRPPIRRGNSGRGRALRGKRIARSGVKTKVFKGEIKAPHKKWNTKKLEPGLDQTLAEQPEPEAAERPSQRLVPIQHPSQKLPPQPKRPAITTQRPILRLPKPAHVFRNLNFDLVDKSDIFSTFGIEIIKWAGFHAIKTDAEFSRLFGALFELETETCAKMLASFKCSLKPEHRDYCFFTIKSLQHAALKTPKVDNEFLNMLLDKGAVKTKNCFFEIIKPFDKYIMRLQDRLLKGVTPLLMACNAYELSIKTSGFGNPREMASAFETTVSLCRKSLALLGQTFALASVFRQEKILEAVGLQEMAPAPTLFPNFDDSTLFGREYIENLKAWLEKSGYPIQMKKTEQESTEPLIKPSSDPKVPQRADRKVVQTIEELVTSMMSGTLSAKERTAQKSCPEYWFLSDEDSLEYKYYRLKLAEMQRRMSPGTEVGVEGRTLEGSAAEAVRAMLYARKVASIKRRLFKRKRLGISTQRAARGRKGKRASTGTQTVLSAGTVLKHQDKHLQGSVQTKPSASEPSLGEKSSSLDATSPSQCAAGSEVSLAEEERADSEGFSAPPDLLPPLPSQFPDVDAKTMETAEKLAKFVAQVGPEIEQFSIDNSTDNPDLWFLQDRNSSAFKFYRMKVYELCPSINFSAVSEAADGGESAKPEETNLDILEEEEEEEEEEEEDNEEEAEFEDDISQSLEGMDMEQAEEGEEDDMSAGRSVENLAEEMISKPGEEMSTGEVQLATSSDGAVPNLSTQASTPAPGTPFPRKRISSKSLKVGMIPASKRICLIEEPKVHEPVRIAYDRPRGCPVTKKKKKPKDLEFSHKKLTNRNVGFQMLQKMGWQEGHGLGSRGKGIREPVKVGATSAGEGLGVAGEENKEDAFDVFRQRMIQMYRQKRASK, encoded by the exons CTCGCTCGAGGCCAGTCCCAAGACCAAGATACGACAACAGCTTTCATGATAATGGAAGATACGCTCACGACAACGCTCAGCACCATCCACACGATGACTGGAGTGAAGACCCCAGGGATGACTATCCAGGACCTTCCTATAGGACTCCCAATCCTCTTGTAAGGAAAGACAACTACTACCATGAACAGTTCGGTCGCCCAGCATCCCGTGACCGGGAATTTGGCCACCCGGCATCCCGTGACCGGGAATTTGGCCACCCAGCTTCACACAATAGGGAATACCGGCGTCCAGCTGCGCGCAAGCGGGAGTTTGGGCGCCAACCATCTCGTGACCAGGAGTACAGGCACCCGGCTTCCCATGACCAGGAATATGGGCACCCAGCTTCCCATGACCTGGAGTATGTGGGCCTGGCTTCTCATGACCAGGACTACTGCCCTCCTGACTCTTGGGAATCCAGTGGACCACATGAAACTGATTTTAGTTCTTCAGATATTTTAGGTGATTTTAGATCACCAGGACTCATGGAAGATGAATATGGCAATATGGAAAATCAGGAGTACGATGTAGACTTTGGAATTCAATCTGACGGCGAGTTCCGACCCCCGATTCGCAGGGGTAACAGTGGCAGGGGAAGAGCTCTCCGAGGAAAGCGTATTGCAAGGAGTGGTGTTAAAACTAAAGTATTCAAAGGAGAGATCAAAGCTCCCCACAAGAAGTGGAACACTAAAAAGCTGGAGCCAGGCCTCGATCAGACACTAGCTGAGCAGCCTGAGCCTGAAGCTGCTGAGCGACCCAGCCAGAGGCTAGTGCCCATCCAGCACCCCAGTCAAAAGTTGCCTCCGCAACCTAAGAGGCCAGCTATAACAACCCAGAGACCTATACTCAGGCTCCCAAAGCCTGCACATGTTTTCAGAAATCTCAATTTTGACCTTGTGGACAAATCAGACATTTTTTCAACATTTGGAATAGAAATTATCAAGTGGGCTGGGTTTCATGCGATAAAAACTGATGCAGAGTTTTCCCGGCTCTTCGGAGCTCTCTTTGAGCTGGAGACAGAAACCTGTGCAAAAATGCTTGCCTCCTTTAAGTGCTCCTTGAAGCCAGAACACAGAGATTATTGTTTCTTTACTATCAAGAGTTTACAACATGCTGCTCTCAAAACTCCCAAAGTGGACAATGAGTTTTTAAACATGCTGTTGGACAAAGGTGCTGTGAAAACAAAGAATTGCTTCTTTGAGATAATCAAGCCTTTTGATAAATACATAATGAGGCTCCAGGACCGCCTCCTGAAAGGTGTCACTCCGCTGCTGATGGCCTGCAATGCCTATGAGCTGAGCATCAAGACAAGTGGGTTTGGGAATCCCAGAGAAATGGCAAGTGCTTTTGAGACCACTGTCTCTCTCTGTCGTAAGTCTTTAGCACTTCTGGGGCAGACCTTTGCCTTAGCATCTGTTTTCAGGCAAGAGAAAATACTTGAGGCTGTAGGGCTCCAGGAAATGGCTCCAGCACCAACGTTGTTCCCAAACTTTGATGATTCAACATTGTTTGGAAGGGAGTACATTGAAAACTTGAAGGCTTGGTTGGAAAAGAGTGGATATCCCATTCAGATGAAAAAAACTGAGCAGGAGTCCACAGAACCGCTTATAAAACCCTCTTCTGATCCGAAAG TCCCACAGCGAGCCGATCGGAAGGTTGTACAGACAATTGAAGAGCTGGTGACCAGCATGATGTCAGGAACCTTGTCTGCCAAAGAGAGGACTGCTCAGAAGAGCTGCCCTGAGTATTG GTTCTTGTCTGATGAAGATAGTCTGGAATACAAGTATTACAGACTCAAGTTAGCAGAGATGCAAAGGCGGATGTCACCTGGCACAGAAGTGGGTGTGGAGGGCAGAACACTGGAAGgctctgcagcagaagctgtgcGGGCCATGCTCTATGCCAGGAAGGTGGCGAGTATTAAGAGAAGgctgtttaaaaggaaaaggcttGGGATCAGCACACAGCGCGCAGCTcgaggaaggaaggggaagagagcaTCCACAGGGACACAGACTGTGCTTTCAGCTGGGACGGTGCTGAAGCACCAGGACAAGCATCTTCAAGGTTCAGTCCAGACAAAGCCTTCTGCCTCAGAACCCAGCCTGGGTGAGAAGAGCTCTTCCCTGGATGCCACCTCACCCTCACAGTGTGCTGCTGGTTCAGAGGTGTCTctggcagaagaagaaagggcAGATTCTGAGGGTTTCTCAGCACCACCTGACCTCCTCCCGCCGTTGCCCTCTCAGTTTCCTGATG TGGATGCTAAAACAATGGAAACTGCTGAGAAACTCGCCAAGTTTGTTGCTCAGGTAGGACCAGAGATTGAGCAGTTCAGCATCGATAACAGCACGGACAACCCAGACCTTTG GTTTCTACAGGATCGAAACAGTTCTGCCTTCAAATTTTACCGAATGAAAGTCTATGAGTTGTGCCCATCCATTAACTTCAGTGCTGTGTCAGAAGCAGCTGATGGTGGGGAGAGTGCTAAACCTGAAGAGACAAATCTGGATAttttggaagaggaagaggaggaagaagaagaggaggaagaagataaCGAGGAGGAGGCTGAGTTTGAGGACGATATCTCCCAGTCTTTGGAAGGAATGGATATGGAGCAagcagaggagggagaagaggatgACATGTCAGCAGGTAGAAGTGTGGAAAACCTAGCTGAAGAGATGATTTCCAAACCAGGAGAGGAAATGTCCACAGGTGAAGTGCAGCTAGCCACATCATCTGATGGTGCTGTACCAAATCTGTCGACACAGGCGTCCACTCCTGCTCCTGGAACCCCATTTCCTCGCAAACGAATCAGCAGCAAGTCTCTGAAAGTGGGTATGATTCCGGCATCCAAAAGGATTTGCCTCATAGAAGAACCAAAAG TGCACGAACCTGTCAGAATTGCTTATGATAGGCCCCGTGGTTGCCCAGTTACAAAGAAGAAGAAG AAACCAAAAGATTTGGAATTTTCACACAAGAAGCTGACAAACAGGAATGTGGGTTTCCAGATGCTTCAGAAGATGGGCTGGCAGGAAGGACATGGCCTTGGTTCACGAGGAAAAGGAATCAGAGAGCCTGTAAAAGT GGGTGCTACCTCTGCAGGGGAGGGCTTGGGTGttgcaggggaagaaaataaagaagatgCATTTGATGTTTTCCGTCAAAGAATGATACAAATGTACAGGCAGAAAAGAGCCAGTAAATAG
- the SUGP2 gene encoding SURP and G-patch domain-containing protein 2 isoform X2, which translates to MASRRITRETFDAVVQDKVKRYRMDRGDAIEDTIHRFKARSRPVPRPRYDNSFHDNGRYAHDNAQHHPHDDWSEDPRDDYPGPSYRTPNPLVRKDNYYHEQFGRPASRDREFGHPASRDREFGHPASHNREYRRPAARKREFGRQPSRDQEYRHPASHDQEYGHPASHDLEYVGLASHDQDYCPPDSWESSGPHETDFSSSDILGDFRSPGLMEDEYGNMENQEYDVDFGIQSDGEFRPPIRRGNSGRGRALRGKRIARSGVKTKVFKGEIKAPHKKWNTKKLEPGLDQTLAEQPEPEAAERPSQRLVPIQHPSQKLPPQPKRPAITTQRPILRLPKPAHVFRNLNFDLVDKSDIFSTFGIEIIKWAGFHAIKTDAEFSRLFGALFELETETCAKMLASFKCSLKPEHRDYCFFTIKSLQHAALKTPKVDNEFLNMLLDKGAVKTKNCFFEIIKPFDKYIMRLQDRLLKGVTPLLMACNAYELSIKTSGFGNPREMASAFETTVSLCRKSLALLGQTFALASVFRQEKILEAVGLQEMAPAPTLFPNFDDSTLFGREYIENLKAWLEKSGYPIQMKKTEQESTEPLIKPSSDPKVPQRADRKVVQTIEELVTSMMSGTLSAKERTAQKSCPEYWFLSDEDSLEYKYYRLKLAEMQRRMSPGTEVGVEGRTLEGSAAEAVRAMLYARKVASIKRRLFKRKRLGISTQRAARGRKGKRASTGTQTVLSAGTVLKHQDKHLQGSVQTKPSASEPSLGEKSSSLDATSPSQCAAGSEVSLAEEERADSEGFSAPPDLLPPLPSQFPDVDAKTMETAEKLAKFVAQVGPEIEQFSIDNSTDNPDLWFLQDRNSSAFKFYRMKVYELCPSINFSAVSEAADGGESAKPEETNLDILEEEEEEEEEEEEDNEEEAEFEDDISQSLEGMDMEQAEEGEEDDMSAGVHSCSWNPISSQTNQQQVSESGYDSGIQKDLPHRRTKSARTCQNCL; encoded by the exons CTCGCTCGAGGCCAGTCCCAAGACCAAGATACGACAACAGCTTTCATGATAATGGAAGATACGCTCACGACAACGCTCAGCACCATCCACACGATGACTGGAGTGAAGACCCCAGGGATGACTATCCAGGACCTTCCTATAGGACTCCCAATCCTCTTGTAAGGAAAGACAACTACTACCATGAACAGTTCGGTCGCCCAGCATCCCGTGACCGGGAATTTGGCCACCCGGCATCCCGTGACCGGGAATTTGGCCACCCAGCTTCACACAATAGGGAATACCGGCGTCCAGCTGCGCGCAAGCGGGAGTTTGGGCGCCAACCATCTCGTGACCAGGAGTACAGGCACCCGGCTTCCCATGACCAGGAATATGGGCACCCAGCTTCCCATGACCTGGAGTATGTGGGCCTGGCTTCTCATGACCAGGACTACTGCCCTCCTGACTCTTGGGAATCCAGTGGACCACATGAAACTGATTTTAGTTCTTCAGATATTTTAGGTGATTTTAGATCACCAGGACTCATGGAAGATGAATATGGCAATATGGAAAATCAGGAGTACGATGTAGACTTTGGAATTCAATCTGACGGCGAGTTCCGACCCCCGATTCGCAGGGGTAACAGTGGCAGGGGAAGAGCTCTCCGAGGAAAGCGTATTGCAAGGAGTGGTGTTAAAACTAAAGTATTCAAAGGAGAGATCAAAGCTCCCCACAAGAAGTGGAACACTAAAAAGCTGGAGCCAGGCCTCGATCAGACACTAGCTGAGCAGCCTGAGCCTGAAGCTGCTGAGCGACCCAGCCAGAGGCTAGTGCCCATCCAGCACCCCAGTCAAAAGTTGCCTCCGCAACCTAAGAGGCCAGCTATAACAACCCAGAGACCTATACTCAGGCTCCCAAAGCCTGCACATGTTTTCAGAAATCTCAATTTTGACCTTGTGGACAAATCAGACATTTTTTCAACATTTGGAATAGAAATTATCAAGTGGGCTGGGTTTCATGCGATAAAAACTGATGCAGAGTTTTCCCGGCTCTTCGGAGCTCTCTTTGAGCTGGAGACAGAAACCTGTGCAAAAATGCTTGCCTCCTTTAAGTGCTCCTTGAAGCCAGAACACAGAGATTATTGTTTCTTTACTATCAAGAGTTTACAACATGCTGCTCTCAAAACTCCCAAAGTGGACAATGAGTTTTTAAACATGCTGTTGGACAAAGGTGCTGTGAAAACAAAGAATTGCTTCTTTGAGATAATCAAGCCTTTTGATAAATACATAATGAGGCTCCAGGACCGCCTCCTGAAAGGTGTCACTCCGCTGCTGATGGCCTGCAATGCCTATGAGCTGAGCATCAAGACAAGTGGGTTTGGGAATCCCAGAGAAATGGCAAGTGCTTTTGAGACCACTGTCTCTCTCTGTCGTAAGTCTTTAGCACTTCTGGGGCAGACCTTTGCCTTAGCATCTGTTTTCAGGCAAGAGAAAATACTTGAGGCTGTAGGGCTCCAGGAAATGGCTCCAGCACCAACGTTGTTCCCAAACTTTGATGATTCAACATTGTTTGGAAGGGAGTACATTGAAAACTTGAAGGCTTGGTTGGAAAAGAGTGGATATCCCATTCAGATGAAAAAAACTGAGCAGGAGTCCACAGAACCGCTTATAAAACCCTCTTCTGATCCGAAAG TCCCACAGCGAGCCGATCGGAAGGTTGTACAGACAATTGAAGAGCTGGTGACCAGCATGATGTCAGGAACCTTGTCTGCCAAAGAGAGGACTGCTCAGAAGAGCTGCCCTGAGTATTG GTTCTTGTCTGATGAAGATAGTCTGGAATACAAGTATTACAGACTCAAGTTAGCAGAGATGCAAAGGCGGATGTCACCTGGCACAGAAGTGGGTGTGGAGGGCAGAACACTGGAAGgctctgcagcagaagctgtgcGGGCCATGCTCTATGCCAGGAAGGTGGCGAGTATTAAGAGAAGgctgtttaaaaggaaaaggcttGGGATCAGCACACAGCGCGCAGCTcgaggaaggaaggggaagagagcaTCCACAGGGACACAGACTGTGCTTTCAGCTGGGACGGTGCTGAAGCACCAGGACAAGCATCTTCAAGGTTCAGTCCAGACAAAGCCTTCTGCCTCAGAACCCAGCCTGGGTGAGAAGAGCTCTTCCCTGGATGCCACCTCACCCTCACAGTGTGCTGCTGGTTCAGAGGTGTCTctggcagaagaagaaagggcAGATTCTGAGGGTTTCTCAGCACCACCTGACCTCCTCCCGCCGTTGCCCTCTCAGTTTCCTGATG TGGATGCTAAAACAATGGAAACTGCTGAGAAACTCGCCAAGTTTGTTGCTCAGGTAGGACCAGAGATTGAGCAGTTCAGCATCGATAACAGCACGGACAACCCAGACCTTTG GTTTCTACAGGATCGAAACAGTTCTGCCTTCAAATTTTACCGAATGAAAGTCTATGAGTTGTGCCCATCCATTAACTTCAGTGCTGTGTCAGAAGCAGCTGATGGTGGGGAGAGTGCTAAACCTGAAGAGACAAATCTGGATAttttggaagaggaagaggaggaagaagaagaggaggaagaagataaCGAGGAGGAGGCTGAGTTTGAGGACGATATCTCCCAGTCTTTGGAAGGAATGGATATGGAGCAagcagaggagggagaagaggatgACATGTCAGCAG GCGTCCACTCCTGCTCCTGGAACCCCATTTCCTCGCAAACGAATCAGCAGCAAGTCTCTGAAAGTGGGTATGATTCCGGCATCCAAAAGGATTTGCCTCATAGAAGAACCAAAAG TGCACGAACCTGTCAGAATTGCTTATGA